GCTTACCCGCCCTACACGTCAGGTCACTCCCTGGTAAAAAAACGGCGGGTGCGCTTCGCTTACCCGCCCTACACGTCAGGTCATCCTCTGGTAAAAAAACGGCGGGTGCGCTTCGCTTACCCGCCCTACACTTCAGGCCATCCTCTGGTAAAAAAACGGCGGGTGTGGCTTCGCTTACCCGCCCTACAAAATAGATACCCAGGTTATGTAGGCCGGGTAAGCGAAGCGCACCCGGCATTTCCCTTAACGCTGCGCGCGCAGCGCCGCGATATCCGCAGGCGTGGTGCGGCAACAACCGCCAATCAGCGCCGCGCCCGCCGCGCGCCACTCCTCCAGATAATGCGCCAGCGTCTGGCAGGCGTGCCCGTCGTGACGCCAGGTTTTGCTCACCGCGTCATACTGCTCGCCGGAGTTCGGGTACACCACCAGCGGCAGCCGGGTGGCCTCATGCAGACGCGCCAGCGCGGCAGTGGTTTTCTCCAGCGCTACGCAGTTGATGCCGAGCGCCACAATCTGCGGATACGGCGCGAGCGCGGCCGCCACATCGCCAAGCGGCGTGCCGTCGCTGATGTGATCGCTGTCGCGAAGCGTAAAGGTAAACCACGCGCGTGCCTGCGGGTAGCTTTCCAGCAGCGCGGCGAGCGCCAGCGCCTCCGGGAGCGACGGCAGCGTTTCGCAGGCGAGCAGATCCACGCCCGCCTCAAGGAGCGCCTCCACGCGCGGACGATGGAAATCCGCAAACTCCGCCGCCGAAAGCGCATAGTCGCCGCGGTATTCCGAACCGTCCGCCAGGTACGCGCCATACGGCCCGACGGAGCCTGCCACCAGCAGCGGCCCGGCATCCGGCTGTTCGTCGTAATAATCGTCACGCGCCTGACGCGCCAGCTCAACGCTTCGCGCAATCAGCGCCCGCGACTGCGCCTCATCCAGCCCGCGCGCGGCAAAACCGGCTGGCGTCGCCTGGTAGCTGGCGGTAATGGCGCACTGCGCCCCGGCGCGGAAGTAATCAAGATGCACCGCGTAAATCAGCTCCGGCTGCTCCATCAGGACTTTCGCCGACCATAAGCTGTCGGCGAGATTACAGCCGCGCGCTTCCAGTTCGGTTGCGAGCGCGCCGTCCAACACCACAAACGGCTGCTGGCTTAAGAGCGGGGTTAACGGGTTATTCAGCGACATGGCGAGGCTCCTCGGTGCGGCGCGTGCGGAAAAATTGCGTCAGATAATACGCGCCGTAGCAGAACGCCACAAACGGCAGCCCGCACCAGAGCGCGATGCGCTGGCCCGGATCGAACGCCAGCCCGACGCAGGCGATAAAACAGAGCGCGAAGCCCAGCACCGGCGTCAGCGGGTACCAGGGCGCGCGGTAATGTAATTCGTTGAGCGCCCGGCCCTCGGCCAGATGACGGCGACGAAACATAAAATGCGCGGCGCAAATGCTGAGCCACACCGCCACCACCGCGAAACCGGAAATCGCCGAGAGCGCCACAAAGACGGTATCCGGCGCCACGATGCTGGAAAACAGCGCCAGCACGCCGCCCAGCATACTCACCGACAGCGCCGTCAGCGGCACGCCGCGACGCGTGAGGCGCGAAAAACCGCGCGGCAGCGTGCGCTCGTTGGCGAGCGACCAGAGCATCCGTCCGGAGGCGTAAAGCCCCGAATTCGCCGCGGACAAAATCGCGGTGAGGATCACGAAGTTAATGATATCGGCGGCGTACGGAATGCCGATTTTCTCAAACACCAGCACGAACGGGCTTTTCACCACACCCGCCTGATCCATCGGGATCAGCGCCGCCAGCACCAGCACGGTGCCGAGGAAGAAAATCACCAGCCGCACGATGGTCGTGCGAATCGCAACCGGCACCACCTGCTGCGGGTTTTCGGTTTCACCGGCCGCGATGCCGATAAGCTCAGTGCCGGAAAACGCGAAATTCACCGCCACCATCGTCATCAGGATCGGCAGCGTTCCGGCAGGGAACCAGCCCGCGGCGGTCAGGTTATGGAACAGCGGCGCGGGCGAGCCATCTTTCATCGGCAGAATGCCAAACATCGCCGCCCCGCCGAGCACGATAAACGCCACGATAGTGATAACTTTAATAAGCGAAAACCAGAATTCGCCCTCGGCGAACAGCCGCGTGGAGAAAACATTCAGCCCGAAAATCACCACGCAGAAGACCAGACACCAGACCCACACCGGCACCTGCGGAAACCAGTACTGCATACAGAACCCGGCGGCGGTAAAGCTTGAGCCGAGCGCCACGGTCCAGGTGAGCCAGTAGAGCCAGGCGACGGTATAGCCGGTCGCCGGGCCTAAATAGCGCGCCGCGTAAACGTGAAACGCGCCGGTTTCCGGCATGGCGACGGCCAGCTCGCCGAGGCATTGCATCACCAGCCAGACCACCAGCGCGCCGATAAGATACGCCAGCAGCGTGCCCGCCGCCCCGGTCGTGGAAATAATATAGCCGGTATTAAAGAACAGCCCGGTGCCGATAACGCCCCCCAGCGAGAGCATCACCAGATGACGGGCCTTCATGGTGCGTTGTAGCTGCTGCGATTCCTGCATAAACCCTTCTATACGTTCAGACGTCTAAACATCCATAACTGAACGTTATACCGGGAAGCGGTGCGAAATGCAAAAGCCGTCGTGCGCTCAGCCACTTATCCGCAACTGCTGCCGCCTGATTATTCACCGCATACATACTTCGCAACACCCTTCGCTGGCGAAGCCAGGGGTCGGTTACTACCTTTAAGTCACTATAACGAGAGCGCCTCCCCGCGGAGAAGCCGCTCTTCTTCGCTGCGGCGCACGTTCGCGGCACTGGCAAGGCACGTTTGAGGAAGCACTATGAAGAGTCGCTCTGTACCCTGTTTTATGACGGGAGGCCGCTGACTGGCCCGGCGAATATCCCGCTTATCGATTTTCTGACGGCCTGCGATGTCAAGCTCCCGCACGTCTGTTACCACCCCGCGCTTGAGCCGATGCAAACCTGCGATGTCTGCTGGGTGGAGTATCAGGGCGAGCTGGTGCGCGGCTGTACGCTGAAAAGCGCGCAGGGCATGGAAATTGCCAGCCGCACGCCTGAGGCGCAGGCGGCGCAGCATGAAGGTATGGACAGGCTGCTCGCCAAACATGAACTCTACTGTACCGTCTGCGAACACAACACCGGCGACTGCACCCTGCATAATGCCGTGGCGGATATGCACATCCCGATTCAGCGCTACGAATACCAGCGCAAACCCTACGTTAAAGACCACTCCAACCCGTTTTACACCTACGATCCAGATCAGTGCATTCTGTGCGGGCGCTGCGTGGAGGCGTGCCAGAACGTCGAGGTCAACGAGACGCTGAGCATCGATTACACCATGGCCCACCCGCGCGTACTCTGGGACGGCGGCGAGACTATCGCCGGCTCCAGCTGCGTGAGCTGCGGGCATTGCGTCACCGTCTGTCCCTGCAACGCCCTGCTTGAGAAAACCATGCAGCCGGACGCCGGGCCATTTACCAGCATGAAGCAGACGCTCAAGCGCCCGATGATAGATCTGGTGAAAGCCATCGAAAACACCACGGGCGCTGAGATCATTACCGGCATTTCGGTGATGGACATGCACTGGCGGCAGCCGGAAATCAAACGCACCAAAACGGTCTGTACCTATTGCGGCGTCGGGTGCAGCTTCGAGATCTGGACGCGCGACCGCCACGTGCTGAAAGTGCAGCCTGTCGCCGACGCGCCTGCCAACGGCATCTCCACCTGCGTGAAGGGCAAATTCGCCTGGGATTTTCTGAACGATAAAGCACGCCTCACCACACCGCTTATTCGCGAGAACGACCGCTTCCGCGAGGCGAGCTGGGACGAGGCGCTGGCGCTGGTGGCGCGCCGTCTGCTGGCGATCCGCGATCAGTACGGGCCGCAGGCCATCGGTTTTATCGGCTCCAGCAAGGGCAGCAACGAAGAGGCCTACCTGACGCAGAAAATCGCGCGCCTCATTATTGGCACCAACAGCGTCGATAACTCGTCGCGCTACTGCCAGAACCCGGCCACCAAAGGACTGTTCCGCACCGTCGGTTATGGCGGCGACGCGGGCACCATTGAGGATCTGCATAAGGCGTCGCTGATTGTGATTGTCGGCAGCAACACCGCGGAGAACCATCCGGTGATCGCCGCGCGCATGAAAGCCGCGAAAAAACATCACGGGCAGCAGCTTCTGGTAGTCGACCCGCGCCGTCACGAAATGGCCGAGCGCGCCGACCGTTACCTGCGCATTCGCCCCGGCACCGATATGATCTGGGCCTCGGCGATGGCGCGCTATATGTTTGACCACGGCTACGCCGACGAGGCGTTTCTCGCCGCGCACGTCAACCAGGTGGACGAATACCGCCAGTCGCTCGCGCCGTTCACG
This sequence is a window from Cronobacter sakazakii. Protein-coding genes within it:
- the fdhF gene encoding formate dehydrogenase subunit alpha encodes the protein MRKHYEESLCTLFYDGRPLTGPANIPLIDFLTACDVKLPHVCYHPALEPMQTCDVCWVEYQGELVRGCTLKSAQGMEIASRTPEAQAAQHEGMDRLLAKHELYCTVCEHNTGDCTLHNAVADMHIPIQRYEYQRKPYVKDHSNPFYTYDPDQCILCGRCVEACQNVEVNETLSIDYTMAHPRVLWDGGETIAGSSCVSCGHCVTVCPCNALLEKTMQPDAGPFTSMKQTLKRPMIDLVKAIENTTGAEIITGISVMDMHWRQPEIKRTKTVCTYCGVGCSFEIWTRDRHVLKVQPVADAPANGISTCVKGKFAWDFLNDKARLTTPLIRENDRFREASWDEALALVARRLLAIRDQYGPQAIGFIGSSKGSNEEAYLTQKIARLIIGTNSVDNSSRYCQNPATKGLFRTVGYGGDAGTIEDLHKASLIVIVGSNTAENHPVIAARMKAAKKHHGQQLLVVDPRRHEMAERADRYLRIRPGTDMIWASAMARYMFDHGYADEAFLAAHVNQVDEYRQSLAPFTLDFAADMTGLTVEELTAAAELIGNAPSVCIVWAMGVTQHSHGADTSTALSNLLLVTGNYGRPGTGGYPMRGHNNVQGASDFGCLKNYYPGYESVSDETVRAKWAKAWSVAPEKLSLEAGSDNFEMVEHARTKQIRAMYVIGEETAFSDADSTNVHEGFTDLDFLVVQDLFLSRTAQFADVVLPACPSIEKDGTFVNTERRIQRFYEAMPPLGDSRPDWRILTELAARMGHDWGYTHPSQIMAEAASIATLFAGVSYERLEGWNSQLWPVKPDGESTPLLYTDGFNFPDGRAVLYPLKWQPPAEAPDDEYDLALNNGRMLEHFQSTNQSGRGGRTMSLSPDWFVEISPQLAAERGLSEGDWVKLTSRRSSLEVPVVITDRVAGQSLFISIHQGKPGINALTGEHHDPDVNTPAYKELAVKLEKLSRAPHPSPLPRHNFRYGARTPMAGVPVEEKWQRDDYRLPPEQEPHPEKF
- the mmuM gene encoding homocysteine S-methyltransferase, which translates into the protein MSLNNPLTPLLSQQPFVVLDGALATELEARGCNLADSLWSAKVLMEQPELIYAVHLDYFRAGAQCAITASYQATPAGFAARGLDEAQSRALIARSVELARQARDDYYDEQPDAGPLLVAGSVGPYGAYLADGSEYRGDYALSAAEFADFHRPRVEALLEAGVDLLACETLPSLPEALALAALLESYPQARAWFTFTLRDSDHISDGTPLGDVAAALAPYPQIVALGINCVALEKTTAALARLHEATRLPLVVYPNSGEQYDAVSKTWRHDGHACQTLAHYLEEWRAAGAALIGGCCRTTPADIAALRAQR
- the mmuP gene encoding S-methylmethionine permease, translating into MQESQQLQRTMKARHLVMLSLGGVIGTGLFFNTGYIISTTGAAGTLLAYLIGALVVWLVMQCLGELAVAMPETGAFHVYAARYLGPATGYTVAWLYWLTWTVALGSSFTAAGFCMQYWFPQVPVWVWCLVFCVVIFGLNVFSTRLFAEGEFWFSLIKVITIVAFIVLGGAAMFGILPMKDGSPAPLFHNLTAAGWFPAGTLPILMTMVAVNFAFSGTELIGIAAGETENPQQVVPVAIRTTIVRLVIFFLGTVLVLAALIPMDQAGVVKSPFVLVFEKIGIPYAADIINFVILTAILSAANSGLYASGRMLWSLANERTLPRGFSRLTRRGVPLTALSVSMLGGVLALFSSIVAPDTVFVALSAISGFAVVAVWLSICAAHFMFRRRHLAEGRALNELHYRAPWYPLTPVLGFALCFIACVGLAFDPGQRIALWCGLPFVAFCYGAYYLTQFFRTRRTEEPRHVAE